Proteins encoded in a region of the Amia ocellicauda isolate fAmiCal2 chromosome 19, fAmiCal2.hap1, whole genome shotgun sequence genome:
- the med8 gene encoding mediator of RNA polymerase II transcription subunit 8 isoform X1, which yields MQQREEKQLEASIDALITRVAHLKNSLHNFIFKLENEYDRLTWPSVLDNFALLSGQLNTINKLLKNEKTPSFRSQVIIPLLLSPDRDEELAKLTEQRVPVFSHEIVPDHLRTKPDPEVEEQEKQLSTEAARIGPEVAQVKKQIQTLNKLCSSLLEKLNNPREDRESESAAMRQNKQTHNPADTTALVAAVGFGKGLAKCRPPGPGGVVAPGQPGGGPMMQGGPTLQQVTMAGSSNQQTGMGPVPQQQPGQPGKMPSNIKTNIKSASMHPYSR from the exons atgcag CAGCGGGAGGAGAAGCAGCTGGAGGCGTCCATAGATGCTCTCATAACTCGGGTGGCGCACCTGAAAAACTCGCTACACAACTTCATCTTCAAACTGGAGAACGAGTACGACAGACTGACATG GCCGTCAGTACTGGATAATTTTGCCCTCTTATCAGGCCAGCTGAACACCATCAATAAGTTGTTGAAAAATGAGAAGACGCCTTCCTTCCGCAGTCAGGTCATCATCCCCTTGCTTCTGTCTCCAGACAGAGATGAAGAGCTTGCT AAACTGACAGAGCAGCGCGTTCCTGTGTTCAGCCATGAGATTGTGCCGGACCACCTGCGCACCAAACCGGACCCCGAGGTGGAGGAGCAGGAGAAGCAGCTGAGTACGGAGGCGGCTCGGATCGGCCCAGAGGTGGCACAGGTAAAG AAACAGATACAGACCCTAAACAAACTGTGCTCAAGCCTCCTGGAAAAACTGAACAACCCTCGAGAGGACAGGGAATCGGAGAGCGCAG CCATGCGGCAGAACAAGCAGACGCATAACCCTGCGGACACGACGGCATTGGTGGCAGCAGTGGGATTTGGGAAAGGGCTGGCCAAATGCAGGCCCCCAGGACCAGGAGGGGTGGTTGCTCCTGGGCAGCCTGGCGGAGGACCTATGATGCAAGGGGGGCCCACCCTACAGCAGGTCACCATGGCTGGTTCCTCCAACCAGCAAACCGGCATGGGCCCTGTTCCCCAGCAGCAGCCAGGACAGCCAG GGAAAATGCCGAGCAATATTAAGACAAACATCAAGTCGGCTTCAATGCATCCATACAGTCGCTGA
- the med8 gene encoding mediator of RNA polymerase II transcription subunit 8 isoform X2, with translation MQQREEKQLEASIDALITRVAHLKNSLHNFIFKLENEYDRLTWPSVLDNFALLSGQLNTINKLLKNEKTPSFRSQVIIPLLLSPDRDEELAKLTEQRVPVFSHEIVPDHLRTKPDPEVEEQEKQLSTEAARIGPEVAQKQIQTLNKLCSSLLEKLNNPREDRESESAAMRQNKQTHNPADTTALVAAVGFGKGLAKCRPPGPGGVVAPGQPGGGPMMQGGPTLQQVTMAGSSNQQTGMGPVPQQQPGQPGKMPSNIKTNIKSASMHPYSR, from the exons atgcag CAGCGGGAGGAGAAGCAGCTGGAGGCGTCCATAGATGCTCTCATAACTCGGGTGGCGCACCTGAAAAACTCGCTACACAACTTCATCTTCAAACTGGAGAACGAGTACGACAGACTGACATG GCCGTCAGTACTGGATAATTTTGCCCTCTTATCAGGCCAGCTGAACACCATCAATAAGTTGTTGAAAAATGAGAAGACGCCTTCCTTCCGCAGTCAGGTCATCATCCCCTTGCTTCTGTCTCCAGACAGAGATGAAGAGCTTGCT AAACTGACAGAGCAGCGCGTTCCTGTGTTCAGCCATGAGATTGTGCCGGACCACCTGCGCACCAAACCGGACCCCGAGGTGGAGGAGCAGGAGAAGCAGCTGAGTACGGAGGCGGCTCGGATCGGCCCAGAGGTGGCACAG AAACAGATACAGACCCTAAACAAACTGTGCTCAAGCCTCCTGGAAAAACTGAACAACCCTCGAGAGGACAGGGAATCGGAGAGCGCAG CCATGCGGCAGAACAAGCAGACGCATAACCCTGCGGACACGACGGCATTGGTGGCAGCAGTGGGATTTGGGAAAGGGCTGGCCAAATGCAGGCCCCCAGGACCAGGAGGGGTGGTTGCTCCTGGGCAGCCTGGCGGAGGACCTATGATGCAAGGGGGGCCCACCCTACAGCAGGTCACCATGGCTGGTTCCTCCAACCAGCAAACCGGCATGGGCCCTGTTCCCCAGCAGCAGCCAGGACAGCCAG GGAAAATGCCGAGCAATATTAAGACAAACATCAAGTCGGCTTCAATGCATCCATACAGTCGCTGA